A stretch of Apostichopus japonicus isolate 1M-3 chromosome 9, ASM3797524v1, whole genome shotgun sequence DNA encodes these proteins:
- the LOC139973856 gene encoding uncharacterized protein — protein sequence MHRMASFSSFATVFLLLCMSSADVQTKENQHNNQPLVNKSIQGTTCILHSFHEYPKDCRDVQRRCSTSSSSGVYLIKPDGYKEPFEVFCNNDVGRGGWTVIQRRIDGSVQFNRSWSEHRDGFGFFSTEFWLGNQKISFLTNQAVYELRVDMELSNGVVVYTSYKAFRITDEFGNYSITNVGPFDSNIGSQISACPSNMIYNPCICQATCADPNGQSGCNSDCLGSEDCICPDEFLMNGIDCIPASQCGCFLAEANLVIPNDDNYVSDQCTRRCSCRNNELICEDDYSCTTEDVCGIQNGVQQCYCNQGYEGDRTRCEPLYEDCQDVYDAGHRQDGVFTILPSGWPGSSFSVYCKMDHGGGWTVFQRRSDGVTSFYHNWVSYKDGFGDLNSDFWLGNDKLHYLTNQKNYKLRFDITTRDGTHKYAEYTEFEIMSEADNYRMSKLGDHTGSTGIYFGNNIGKQFSTYDRDNDACDQYDCSELNRSGWWHSDSWCSCYQHDGSRCHDFQVSHVCYAKCTTDNLNGDYSGGNGGNIFTYDASTSYCNLQFVEMKIRPTL from the exons ATGCATAGAATGGCTTCTTTCTCATCttttgcaacagtttttctACTACTGTGCATGTCTAGTGCTGATGTGCAAACG AAAGAAAATCAACATAACAATCAGCCTCTAGTGAACAAGTCTATTCAAG GTACTACATGCATCTTACATAGCTTTCATGAATACCCAAAAGACTGCCGAGATGTCCAACGTCGATGTTCTACATCAAGCTCTAGTGGAGTTTATCTTATCAAACCAGATGGTTATAAAGAACCATTTGAGGTATTCTGTAACAACGACGTCGGCAGAGGAGGGTGGACG GTGATTCAACGTCGCATTGACGGCTCAGTACAGTTTAACAGAAGTTGGTCAGAGCATCGAGATGGATTTGGGTTCTTTTCAACTGAGTTTTGGCTTGGCAATCAGAAAATATCATTTCTGACGAATCAAGCAGTCTATGAACTTCGTGTTGATATGGAATTATCCAACGGAGTTGTCGTCTATACTTCTTACAAGGCGTTTCGCATAACTGACGAATTTGGCAACTATTCGATCACAAATGTTGGCCCATTTGATAGCAATATAG GTTCACAAATTTCTGCCTGTCCTTCGAACATGATTTACAATCCCTGTATCTGTCAAGCAACGTGTGCAGATCCCAACGGACAGTCTGGTTGTAACAGTGATTGTTTGGGTAGCGAGGATTGCATCTGTCCTGACGAATTCTTGATGAATGGTATTGACTGCATCCCTGCAAGTCAATGTGGATGTTTTCTGGCAGAAGCCAACTTGGTCATACCT AACGATGATAATTATGTGAGCGACCAGTGCACCCGTCGATGTTCCTGCAGAAATAACGAACTGATATGTGAAGATGACTACAGCTGCACTACCGAAGATGTGTGTGGAATCCAGAATGGAGTACAACAGTGTTATTGTAATCAGGGATATGAAGGTGACAGAACACGTTGTGAACCTCTGTATGAAGACTGTCAAGATGTTTACGATGCTGGTCACAGACAAGATGGCGTTTTTACAATCCTTCCGTCTGGATGGCCGGGTTCATCATTTAGTGTCTATTGTAAAATGGATCATGGTGGAGGATGGACC GTCTTTCAACGTCGCAGTGATGGAGTTACAAGTTTTTACCACAACTGGGTTTCATACAAAGACGGATTTGGTGACCTCAACAGTGATTTTTGGCTTGGGAACGACAAACTACATTACCTAACAAATCAGAAAAATTACAAACTCCGGTTTGACATCACCACCAGAGACGGGACACATAAATATGCTGAATACACAGAGTTTGAAATAATGTCTGAAGCAGACAACTACAGAATGAGTAAACTTGGTGATCACACTGGAAGCACAG GTATTTATTTTGGAAACAATATTGGCAAACAGTTCAGCACATACGATCGAGACAATGATGCCTGTGATCAATATGACTGCTCTGAGCTGAATCGAAGCGGTTGGTGGCACTCTGATTCTTGGTGTAGCTGTTACCAGCACGATGGTAGCCGCTGCCATGACTTCCAAGTCAGCCATGTCTGTTATGCAAAATGTACTACTGATAACCTGAACGGAGACTACAGTGGAGGAAATGGAGGAAACATCTTCACGTATGACGCGAGCACTTCTTATTGTAACCTCCAGTTCGTTGAGATGAAAATTCGCCCAACACTGTGA